In Strix uralensis isolate ZFMK-TIS-50842 chromosome 18, bStrUra1, whole genome shotgun sequence, one DNA window encodes the following:
- the ANGPT4 gene encoding angiopoietin-4, whose amino-acid sequence MRALSLGLVALTCATTALCAAGAQRRVLEGGGRRRRYHRVQHGHCSYTFVLPEADPPPCPLAPVAPGPANALLQRDSPAGTVHAGHGATQRLRHLERVLENSTQWLLKLESYIQTSMKPEMAQLRQTAVQNQTATMLEIGSTLLNRSAEQSRKLTDVEAQVLNQTSRIEMQLQENSLSTTKLEKQLLLQTNEIHKLQNRNNILEVRVLEMETKHQAELAGARSEKEKLQRLVSRQSGTIEELEKSLLATSTNTSLLQRQQLQLLESVQSLVRLVSQGRAPLPGQEQVFQDCAEVHRAGIHASGVYTLHIANLSEPKKAYCDMETDRGGWTVIQLRVNGSLSFQRNWREYKQGFGDAAGEYWLGNEAVHLLTSQAPYALRVELRDWEGGQVYAHYGKFQLGSERQLYRLSLQDYSGTAGQQSGMALQGTRFSTRDADNDNCLCKCAQMLSGGWWFDACGLSNLNGIYYPARHNIRKLNGIRWHHFQGPSYSLKGTRMLIRPTSF is encoded by the exons ATGCGGGCTCTCAGCCTCGGCCTCGTGGCCCTGACCTGTGCCACGACGGCACTATGCGCCGCCGGAGCCCAGCGCCGGGTGCTGGAGGGGGGTGGCCGCCGCCGGCGTTACCACCGGGTCCAGCACGGCCACTGCAGCTACACCTTCGTCTTGCCCGAGGCTGACCCGCCGCCCTGCCCGCTTGCCCCCGTCGCCCCCGGCCCTGCCAACGCGCTGCTGCAGCGGGACTCGCCGGCTGGCACCGTGCATGCCGGCCACGGGGCTACCCAGCGCCTGCGGCACCTCGAGAGGGTCCTGGAGAACAGCACCCAGTGGCTGCTGAAG CTGGAGAGCTACATCCAGACGAGCATGAAGCCGGAGATGGCTCAGCTGCGGCAGACAGCGGTGCAGAACCAAACTGCCACCATGCTGGAGATCGGCAGCACCCTCCTCAACCGGAGCGCCGAGCAGAGCCGCAAGCTCACCGATGTGGAGGCGCAG GTGCTGAACCAGACGTCACGCATCGAGATGCAGCTGCAGGAGAACTCCCTGTCTACCACcaagctggagaagcagctgctgTTGCAGACGAACGAGATCCACAAGTTGCAGAACAGGAACAA CATCCTGGAGGTGCGGGTGCTGGAGATGGAGACgaagcaccaggcagagctggCGGGGGCCCGCTCAGAGAAGGAGAAGCTGCAGCGGCTGGTGAGCCGGCAGAGCGGCACCATCGAGGAGCTGGAGAAGTCACTTCTGGCCACCAGCACCAACACCAGCCTGCTCCAgcgccagcagctccagctcctcgAGTCGGTGCAGAGCCTGGTGCGCCTCGTCTCCCAGGGCAGAG CCCCCCTGCCCGGGCAGGAGCAGGTCTTCCAGGACTGCGCCGAGGTGCACCGGGCGGGCATCCACGCCAGCGGCGTCTACACCCTCCACATCGCCAACCTCAGCGAGCCCAAAAAG GCGTACTGCGACATGGAGACCGACCGCGGGGGCTGGACCGTCATCCAGCTCCGCGTCAACGGCAGCCTCAGCTTCCAGAGGAACTGGAGGGAGTACAAACAG GGTTTTGGGGACGCGGCGGGCGAGTACTGGCTGGGTAACGAGGCCGTGCACCTCCTGACGAGCCAGGCACCCTACGCCCTGCGCGTGGAGCTGCGGGACTGGGAGGGCGGCCAGGTCTATGCCCACTACGGGAAATTCCAGCTGGGGAGCGAGCGGCAGCTTTACAG GCTCTCGCTGCAGGACTACAGCGGGACGGCGGGGCAGCAGAGCGGCATGGCGCTGCAGGGCACCCGCTTCAGCACCCGCGACGCCGACAACGACAACTGCCTCTGCAAGTGCGCCCAGATGCTGTCGGGAG GCTGGTGGTTCGACGCCTGCGGCCTCTCCAACCTCAATGGCATCTACTACCCGGCCCGGCACAACATCCGCAAGCTCAACGGCATCCGCTGGCACCACTTCCAGGGGCCCAGCTACTCCCTGAAGGGCACCCGCATGCTGATACGACCCACCAGCTTCTAA
- the RSPO4 gene encoding R-spondin-4, which yields MQWIIFMLLLFISSMEMLTQNRWKKQASAGLLENCTGCVLCSEDNGCITCHHRLFLLIWRDGIRQYGMCVHTCPPGYFGVRGLEVNRCTKCRSPSCESCFSRDFCMKCKDKFYLHKGQCFRQCPPSTAAQPDTRECQETCEPGPWSEWSACTHEGRTCGCKWGVETRVREVPGATREEGAACPTLLETRKCRMRKHCPGEKTEPKNKGKKRQKKPKTEPQAGT from the exons ATGCAGTGGATAATATTCATGTTGCTGTTATTCATCAGCTCCATGGAAATGCTCACGCAGAACCGATGGAAGAAGCAAG CGAGCGCCGGCCTGCTGGAGAACTGCACGGGCTGCGTCCTGTGCTCGGAGGACAACGGCTGCATCACCTGCCACCACCGGCTCTTCCTGCTCATCTGGAGGGACGGCATCCGCCAGTACGGGATGTGCGTCCACACCTGCCCCCCTGGCTACTTCGGCGTGCGGGGGCTGGAGGTCAACAGATGCACAA AGTGCAGGTCGCCCAGCTGTGAGAGCTGCTTCAGCAGAGACTTCTGCATGAAGTGCAAAGACAAGTTTTACTTGCACAAGGGCCAATGTTTTCGgcagtgcccccccagcaccgcgGCGCAGCCCGACACCCGTGAGTGCCAAG AGACGTGCGAGCCGGGGCCTTGGAGCGAGTGGAGCGCCTGCACCCACGAGGGCCGGACCTGCGGCTGCAAGTGGGGTGTGGAGACGCGGGTCCGGGAGGTGCCGGGGGCCACCCGGGAGGAGGGGGCCGCTTGCCCCACGCTGCTGGAGACGAGGAAGTGCCGCATGAGGAAACACTGCCCGGGAG agaaaactgaacccaaaaataaaggcaaaaagcGACAGAAGAAGCCGAAGACAGAACCGCAAGCGGGTACCTAG